One Bos taurus isolate L1 Dominette 01449 registration number 42190680 breed Hereford chromosome 14, ARS-UCD2.0, whole genome shotgun sequence genomic region harbors:
- the KLF10 gene encoding Krueppel-like factor 10 produces MLNFGGASLQQATEERMEMICERSKENVYSWNKTAEKSDFEAVEALMSMSCSWKSDFKKYIENRPVTPVSDTSEEENLLPGTPDFHTTIPAFCLTPPYSPSDFEPSQVSNLMAPAPPTGHFKSLSDTAKPHIAAVPFKEEKNPVPAPKLPKAQATSVIRHTADAQLCNHRSCPVKAASILNYQDNSFRKRTHLNPEAARKNIPCAAVSPNRSKRERDTEADVEEKPSPAALYDFSVPSSETVICRPQPAPASPQQKSVLVSPPAVSTAGVPPMPVICQMVPLPAHNPVVTTVVPSTPPSQPPAVCPPVVFMGTQVPKGALMFVVPQPVVQNPKPPVVSPNGTRLSPIAPAPGFSPSSAKVTPQIDSSRIRSHICSHPGCGKTYFKSSHLKAHMRTHTGEKPFSCSWKGCERRFARSDELSRHRRTHTGEKKFACPMCDRRFMRSDHLTKHARRHLSAKKLPNWQMEVSKLNDISLPPTPAPTQ; encoded by the exons GAGGAAAGAATGGAAATGATCTGTGAAAGATCAAAAGAGAATGTGTATTCCTGGAACAAAACTGCAGAGAAAAGTGACTTTGAAGCTGTAGAAGCACTTATGTCAATGAGTTGCAGTTGGAAGTCtgattttaagaaatacattgaAAACAGACCCGTCACTCCAGTGTCTGATACGTCAGAGGAAGAGAATCTGCTTCCTGGTACACCTGATTTTCATACCACAATCCCAGCATTT tgtttgaCTCCACCTTACAGTCCCTCTGACTTTGAACCTTCTCAAGTGTCAAATCTGATGGCACCAGCGCCACCTACTGGACACTTCAAATCATTGTCAGATACTGCCAAGCCTCACATTGCTGCTGTACCTTTCAAAGAGGAGAAGAACCCCGTACCTGCCCCCAAACTCCCCAAGGCTCAGGCAACCAGTGTGATTCGTCATACAGCTGATGCCCAGCTGTGTAACCACCGATCATGCCCTGTGAAAGCAGCCAGCATCCTCAACTATCAGGACAATTCGTTTCGGAAAAGAACCCACCTAAATCCTGAGGCTGCAAGAAAAAACATACCTTGTGCCGCTGTGTCACCAAACAGGTCCAAACGTgagagagacacagaggcagATGTTGAAGAGAAGCCAAGCCCTGCTGCACTTTATGACTTTTCTGTGCCTTCCTCAGAGACCGTCATCTGCCGACCTCAGCCGGCCCCCGCGTCTCCCCAGCAGAAGTCAGTCTTAGTCTCTCCACCCGCAGTGTCCACAGCGGGAGTGCCCCCTATGCCGGTCATCTGCCAGATGGTTCCCCTCCCTGCACACAACCCCGTCGTGACGACAGTCGTCCCCAGCACGCCACCCAGCCAGCCGCCGGCTGTCTGCCCACCTGTCGTATTCATGGGCACTCAGGTGCCCAAGGGCGCCCTCATGTTTGTTGTGCCCCAGCCGGTCGTTCAGAACCCAAAGCCTCCGGTGGTGAGCCCAAATGGCACCAGACTCTCTCCCATTGCCCCTGCTCCCGGGTTTTCCCCTTCCTCAGCGAAAGTCACTCCTCAGATTGACTCATCGAGGATAAGAAGTCACATCTGTAGCCATCCAGGATGCGGCAAGACCTACTTCAAAAGTTCTCATCTGAAGGCCCACATGAGAACGCATACAG gaGAAAAACCTTTTAGCTGTAGCTGGAAAGGTTGTGAAAGGAGGTTTGCCCGTTCAGATGAACTGTCCAGACACCGACGAACCCACACAGGTGAGAAGAAGTTCGCCTGTCCCATGTGTGACCGGCGGTTCATGAGGAGCGACCATTTGACCAAACACGCCCGTCGCCACCTGTCAGCCAAGAAGCTACCGAACTGGCAGATGGAAGTGAGCA
- the KLF10 gene encoding Krueppel-like factor 10 isoform X1: protein MEMICERSKENVYSWNKTAEKSDFEAVEALMSMSCSWKSDFKKYIENRPVTPVSDTSEEENLLPGTPDFHTTIPAFCLTPPYSPSDFEPSQVSNLMAPAPPTGHFKSLSDTAKPHIAAVPFKEEKNPVPAPKLPKAQATSVIRHTADAQLCNHRSCPVKAASILNYQDNSFRKRTHLNPEAARKNIPCAAVSPNRSKRERDTEADVEEKPSPAALYDFSVPSSETVICRPQPAPASPQQKSVLVSPPAVSTAGVPPMPVICQMVPLPAHNPVVTTVVPSTPPSQPPAVCPPVVFMGTQVPKGALMFVVPQPVVQNPKPPVVSPNGTRLSPIAPAPGFSPSSAKVTPQIDSSRIRSHICSHPGCGKTYFKSSHLKAHMRTHTGEKPFSCSWKGCERRFARSDELSRHRRTHTGEKKFACPMCDRRFMRSDHLTKHARRHLSAKKLPNWQMEVSKLNDISLPPTPAPTQ, encoded by the exons ATGGAAATGATCTGTGAAAGATCAAAAGAGAATGTGTATTCCTGGAACAAAACTGCAGAGAAAAGTGACTTTGAAGCTGTAGAAGCACTTATGTCAATGAGTTGCAGTTGGAAGTCtgattttaagaaatacattgaAAACAGACCCGTCACTCCAGTGTCTGATACGTCAGAGGAAGAGAATCTGCTTCCTGGTACACCTGATTTTCATACCACAATCCCAGCATTT tgtttgaCTCCACCTTACAGTCCCTCTGACTTTGAACCTTCTCAAGTGTCAAATCTGATGGCACCAGCGCCACCTACTGGACACTTCAAATCATTGTCAGATACTGCCAAGCCTCACATTGCTGCTGTACCTTTCAAAGAGGAGAAGAACCCCGTACCTGCCCCCAAACTCCCCAAGGCTCAGGCAACCAGTGTGATTCGTCATACAGCTGATGCCCAGCTGTGTAACCACCGATCATGCCCTGTGAAAGCAGCCAGCATCCTCAACTATCAGGACAATTCGTTTCGGAAAAGAACCCACCTAAATCCTGAGGCTGCAAGAAAAAACATACCTTGTGCCGCTGTGTCACCAAACAGGTCCAAACGTgagagagacacagaggcagATGTTGAAGAGAAGCCAAGCCCTGCTGCACTTTATGACTTTTCTGTGCCTTCCTCAGAGACCGTCATCTGCCGACCTCAGCCGGCCCCCGCGTCTCCCCAGCAGAAGTCAGTCTTAGTCTCTCCACCCGCAGTGTCCACAGCGGGAGTGCCCCCTATGCCGGTCATCTGCCAGATGGTTCCCCTCCCTGCACACAACCCCGTCGTGACGACAGTCGTCCCCAGCACGCCACCCAGCCAGCCGCCGGCTGTCTGCCCACCTGTCGTATTCATGGGCACTCAGGTGCCCAAGGGCGCCCTCATGTTTGTTGTGCCCCAGCCGGTCGTTCAGAACCCAAAGCCTCCGGTGGTGAGCCCAAATGGCACCAGACTCTCTCCCATTGCCCCTGCTCCCGGGTTTTCCCCTTCCTCAGCGAAAGTCACTCCTCAGATTGACTCATCGAGGATAAGAAGTCACATCTGTAGCCATCCAGGATGCGGCAAGACCTACTTCAAAAGTTCTCATCTGAAGGCCCACATGAGAACGCATACAG gaGAAAAACCTTTTAGCTGTAGCTGGAAAGGTTGTGAAAGGAGGTTTGCCCGTTCAGATGAACTGTCCAGACACCGACGAACCCACACAGGTGAGAAGAAGTTCGCCTGTCCCATGTGTGACCGGCGGTTCATGAGGAGCGACCATTTGACCAAACACGCCCGTCGCCACCTGTCAGCCAAGAAGCTACCGAACTGGCAGATGGAAGTGAGCA